Within the Melopsittacus undulatus isolate bMelUnd1 chromosome 5, bMelUnd1.mat.Z, whole genome shotgun sequence genome, the region ACTACCCTGTGCTCCTCACCCATTTCAGGATCCTCCCTGAGACACTTCCAAGGTTGCTTTCTGTATGTGCTAGGTTCTGTCAGACTGGATAGGCCCTAAAGGTACTCTGTCTCTGACTAGTACtgaaattttgtctttttagcTGACTTATATCCTCCATCCCCCTTGCCTCCCTGCCtccacccctgccccaaaatAAATTGTGTTCCCCCCAAAAATGTATCACAAAGGCcatttttcatcctttatttctcatcttttcacacctatttatttttctagctGCAACAATAATTGATATCACAGAATGAACAGGACAGGCAACCAGAAAGGGGAATAAATGGGATGTGGCTGAAGACACTTCCTTCTGGTCACTTGGGTCGAAACTGGTTGGAATTCCAAACATGCAGGCAGAAGCAACACAAGTGCAATCACAAGAAGACACAGGAACCAGTGAATTCAGTTCAAGTATTCAGACTGCACCTCCAATATTTCAgattcacagaagaaaatgaattaatgtTCTCCTCTTCATCAGTGAGTATCTGCAGTAATTGTATCCAAGTCAATAATCTcagttctctttctcttttagtCACAGAAAATGGAAGGCTTTCCCATTTGAATGAGGTCCTTTCTCTATCCTGGTTCAAGAGCAGTCAGTCAGCACTCACTGCAGGGGAGCTGCCACTGGTTTAAACTGGTGACACAAAGGGCTGAATTCAGTTTCCTACTGATGTCAGACATTCAGATGTGCTGTGAGTTGTCTGTCTCCTTCAAAACAGTTGCCTATCTCCTTCTTGACATTGTTGTCAGAAAGGGCTGCTTACATAGCACAAACTTCACAAGATAAATAAACCCTGCCAGGCATATATCAATTAGGGCTTCACAGCATGTTTCACTTGATCCCATCACTGCAGGGCTCTTCTAAATCCTCCATTACCAAATCCTGCTGGTTATTCACCCAATTTCCTTTCTTGACTGTCTTCccagcctccttctctccatTTTGACAAGCTTGATCTTGGGGCATTTGGTCATTGGCAGCTGGCAGAATGGCATTGCCTTGGCCTTGCTGAGAGTAGAGCTCCCCGTGATCCATTTCCCTGAAGCAGAGCTGGAGTTTGGAGGCTGCCTGAAAGCCTCGGCGGAAGTTTTCATTAAAGAACCCGTAGATGATGGGGTTGACACTGCTGTTGAAAAAGGCCAGCCAGTGAGCAAAGGGGTAGATGTAAATGTTGATGATCTGCAGCTGCATGTCAGAAAGGTTGGCATAGTCTGTGAGCATCATCAGAGTCCACAGGGGAAGCCAGGACAGGGCGAAGAGCAGAGCCACAATAATGAGCATTTTGATgactttctgtttcttcttggATCTGCTGTGCCGCTGCTCCTGGCTGTCTTTGCCCTCAATGGGCATCGCTGTGTTGCAGAGAGCCATGCTTATCCTGGCATACATGAGAACAAGGAGCGACAGGGGAGCCAGGTAGATGCTGGCAAACAGAACTGTTGTATAGATCTTCCTCATTCCTGGGTCAGGCCAGTCCTCCCGGCACCAGTACACAGGACGGGTTTCATTGCCATAGCCAAGGATGACCCTGAAATGCTTATCTTTTTGTACCTGTAGCATGACCACAGAAGGACACATGATGGTAATGGCCAGAATCCAGATGAGCACAATACTGGCGACTGCAGTTGCACTGGTCAGCTTCTGCTTGAATGGGTCAACAATGCGCCGGAACCTGCAGCAAAGGTATACGTGGAAAAGCCATTTAAAGAATGCTGAGACTAACAGGCAAGCCTACACATGCACTGAAATTGTATGGCTTCTAAAAACATAGATGGAATAATCTCCTCATCCTGCATGAACCAGTGGAATGGCGTTGAGTTGCTCTGTTCAAGAGCTGTGTGgtaaaaacaatattaaaaaaggGCACATTTACTATTAAAATTTCCTCATTTTAATCtccatatcatagaatcatagaatggtttgggttggaagggactttaaagatcatccagttccaacccccctgtcatgggcaggggtgccttCTGCTAGTCCATGTTGCCCAAGcgcctgtccaacctggccttgaacactgccagggatggagcatttactacttctttgggcagcctgttccagtgcctcatcaccctcacagtaaagaacttctttcttatacctaacctgaacttcccctgtttcagtttaaacctgctaccccttgtcctgtcactacagtccctgatgaagagtccctgtcCAACACCTTTGGAGGGCCCCTTCAGATATGGGACAGCTGCTATGTATCAGCCTCCTGCTACTGCTACTTCACTGAACCAAAGTAGGTACTAGTGCCTCTGCTATATATCTTCATGGCTAAGGATCAGTCGAATTCTAGGCAGCCAGACATAGCCCATATTTAGCATCTTTAAGGGATACCAGGGGAGGAGCAAATTCCCATGGCTGCTCTTTAGACCCAGACACATTTTGATTTGCTTAATAGCCTTAGCAGTAAGATATATCCAGTTCATTGCATTCTTGTGTGGATTAATGAATCAGCCTCAGCCTGGCCAGAAGGAGATGGAAGGGGTAGTTTGCAGTCTCTGCACCATCTTACCTGTCTACAGCAATTGCAACTAGAGTGAAGACAGAGGCAGAAACAGAGACTCCTTGGACCATCCCACTCATCTTGCAAATCAGGCTCCCAAATGGCCATCCTGGAAGGAAATAGCAACTGAAATTTCCACCAGCTCACTGCAGCATTGTACTTGGACAAGTAACAGGAAACTTCCACCCCGGAGATAAGAAGTTTCTTTGTCTGTGTCAGGATCAGGGAAGAGGAGGTTTTGTAAACAAATGCTTTGTCAAACGCCTTGGGTGAGTTTCTGATGTTCCAAAAGCCAACAAACCAACATTTCATTGAGTCATAGAAttccaggttggaagggacctcaaggatcatctggtccaacctttctagaaAAGCACGACCTAGACTAGACGTTCCAGCACCCTGTGCAGCCAAATCTTAGAAGtgtccagtgttggggaatccaccactaCCCCAGTGGATTTTCACTATGAGAACAATGGCTGTTcccattgtgaaaaattttccacGTCCAGAAACATCCCATTAAACATCCCATTAAAAGGAGATCTCAAGACAAGGAAGAGAACTGACCAGCACAGTTGGTTGTTCCTGCATCTGGCTCTTAGCACCCTCTTTCTAAACATGTAATCTGGCAGTGGGAGAATCCCTTCTGAAAAAGAAGGGATGTGGAAGTCAGTGAAGAGAGCCCCAGTCAGGAGGTGGGTTAGATGCTTGTCTTTGTCATCTCTGACTTTCACTGACTTGAACTTGGCCTGGCagttcagggccaggttggatggggcttggagcaacctggtctaatggaaggtgtccatgtccttggcagggggttggaactcgatgagttttaaggtcccttccaacccattctgtgaaCCCCCTTCACAGCCCACTCAGAAACATGCACCCGGCTCTCAGGACCTCAAGGTGAGCCCCTCCTTGAGGTCTTTCCACCACGGGGTACGAACCAGCGTACCTGCAATGATGTTGTCCAGGAGGGTGGTGGGCATGCAGAAGATTCCCACCAGCAAATCGCTGACAGCCAGGTTTAAGATGAAAATGTTTGTGACTGTACGCATACGTTTGCTCTTCAgcacaataaaacaaaccacTCCGTTGCCAACCATACAGAGCAGGAAGATCAGGAGGTAAGAAATGATGAAGACAGCTGCCGCTGAAGGCTGATGAAGGTAGAAGTCCACATAGGAGACATTGCCTTCTAAGTAGAGGTACTTGTAAGTCCCATTATAATTCAGCATGTGAGGCCATTCGAACGGAGAGTTTGAGTCCATTTTCTTGCTCTTGTTTTAGTGttctttaaaagacattttaaagagGTCATTTTAGTGTGCTGGGAATTGATCTGAAGAAATATGACTAGTTTGGACATACTATGTGCTGAAAAACATGCTTATGTAGACTCCTCCCTCTGTGGCTTTTCAACAGGCCATGCTCTGAGCCTCCCTGGATAGGAGAAACAGTGACTAGACGAAATCTTTGTGAAGTGGCTCAGATCTTCTGCCTGAATGCATCCAAAGGCAATCCCCTTTGactgaaaatgaagtatttttgtgTACAGTTGGTTTGAGATCACAGTTGATCTCACTGCCCTGCCCACAAGCTGTGTAGATCAGGAGATGAGTCCGCAAACACCAAGGACCACGCCGTGTTTAAACACAGTGAGGTACAGGGTGTCTGGATTCATTTCCTTGGCTCTGCTACTGAATTCACATGGGACACTGGGGGACTGGTAATTTCTCCATGTTGCAGTTTTCCTGCTATGAAATGTGAGTAATACTTTTCTCAAAGGTTTATTTACACTGTCAAGTAAAttcctgtattttatattttattagatGACTGTTGTCAAACACTACAAGGCTTTTCTAGCAGAGACTTGAAAAAGTCTGAACTTTCTTGATATTGAATCATCTGGGCTGGTGTGATGGCTTGAACATAAGGGACACAAGACTTCTTGTTTGCCTGGAGCTAAAAGAATGCATTTAAGGCAGGTACAGAATTTGCATGCCCCACACTGAATTACTTCCAAATTGAATTGTTTGAGATTAACTTCATAGACCACAATCTGTTTTCTTGTCCTGAAGAAACAGCAGGTTATAGCAGGTGCTGCACCAAAGTTCTAAATCAAATCTTCATGTGGCAAAATTCCAACATATGTATTATACAACTCACAAAGAGATGGTATCAGTCTACATAACAGGCCAGCATGGGCATCTGGACATTTACAGCTGATACCAGACAACTTAACTTGGAAACAGCATTCAAAAGGTTTTcccacatttatttattttaactacCAGAGGGAGATATCAAAAGAGGTAGAGGGATGAAGGAGTTCCTAACttaaaagaacagcagaatTAATTGGTGGCAGAAGGCATAAAATTAATGTATGGATGCCGGTACCTTTAGGACACTTAGAAATTCCTTAGAATAAATGGGATTTAAATTAAAGTACAAGCTACATCTCTTTTTACGAAAAGGAAGCTGGAGCAGGTCCTACTTTGTGCTGTTCAGTTTTCAGCTGCCCCCAGGTACCTGGTGACCAGGTGTGTGCTGTTTTTATCCCTATCTGTGGAGTAATGATGGAAGGTGACATTCTGTTGTCACTCTGTGTAGGGCAGCCCTTTccccaggaaaaggaaatgagtaTTAGGTGCCAATGACTGATAATATTTCTATTCCAATGTATTAAGTGCCAAACGCTTTAAATAGCCAAAGATCAGAGTGAACTGCTATGGGAAGTGTTTTAATGGCAGTTAGCATTTACTTTGCATACACATAGGATGAAGAGTATCAGCAGAATTCATAGGCAGATGTTTGACATTAATAACTTACTCTTGTTTCTTTAATCACAGCCCTGGATCTGCTTTATTGATTTCAGGAGATGCTGTGTCATTCAAACTCCATTTGAAGCTCAGCATCTCTCTGACAGAGCAACCAATCACAAGACTCTGGATAAAGTCAGGCCCTCTGCCCCTTCTCAGCCTCTAACAAAACTAAATGTgtatttgcttcttttgttttggcttCTCTGAGGTTCCACCTAAGTTCATGTTCTCGGTGTTCGTCTGCAAATAGAACACCCATTAATGCATTCAATCTTACTATTATTACTGTAAATTAGtactaattttcttctgtaatcCTTTGCTTCCCAGGGGTCCTGCTTGAAGAATGACACTCCAGCAGATGAGACAggtggctttttccttccttgccttCTGTAGATTGGCTTTTTGAGGGCTTTGAGCCCAGGAGCACAAACCCTTGTGGGTCAGTCTGTGCAATGGCAGTTCTCTAGCAAATTAATTATCTGCAGTTCTGTTCATTAGAACAACTGAAATGATGCCTTAACACACTAAAAGCAGGATGaatcattttaaaaattgcttttttggATACAGCTCTtggattttctctctttgtgtACCAACGTATCATAAAGCAACAGCTTTCAATCTCTTCAGGAATGAACTCTGGACTAGCTCTTGTTCCTAACTGATAAACAAGGAGCTGTAAGCAGCCTCAGAGCAAATCAGGAGCTGTGTCTGTTTGTCTTATGTGGTCTGACCCCTGTCACATTAATGAAATCTAGTGTCACTGTAGCAAACACAGTGAATTTGCTGTACGAATACCATAGCTTACAGGGAATAGAAAAGgtatctgtatttttattatattgaaGCTGAGGGGGGAAAAGATTGGCTGGAAGGAGAAATGAAGGCAGTGCCTTGTGTTTTCACAATGTACTTGCCAGCTAACACAGGGATAAATAACTGAGAGAACAGAAGACAGAACCAGAAGTCATCTAAGAAAAGGGACAAAATGATGCAATGCGTAAATGAAAcaagatgatgaagaaaagtaatttgCTTCCACGTGGCAATTTGATAAGGGCATGGCCTCCCCACTTCATTTAATGTACCAGAGGAAAATCTGCAAAGTAGCAAAGCCAGAGCCTGCACTAGTGAAAAGCTGCCCAGTACCACATTCTGGGATCTTAAACAGGATTCTGATACACTGGTGAAATCCCAGTAACAGCATCcagatacagatatatatatatatatataaagcctCAGTGAGACCAGGACAATCCCATGCCACTGGGTATGGAAAATAAGGCTTTTATTTAGCAAAAATAGTTCAAGGTAATTATGAAGTGAATACAATTATTCTTAAGTTGGCCACATGGAAGAAATCCAGTAACCACTGGAACCAGGTTCATCTGTTTTTATCTTGATTTTTGTGTGCGTGAAATCTCATCACAGAATCCTTTAGAAAGTGAAACAGAGACAAGGAACCTTCGGAGACAAGAAGAACAGAAGCACGTCGtcacagaaaaagagaattcaGTGTGCTAAGtgtaaaaaatatgttttctttccttgcccTGAGCTCTGTGCTCAGTAACGGGTCAGTTACAGCCATTTCTTGGAGATGTTGGAAAACGTTCTCTGGTCTGTTGAAACATTAGAAAATCCTGCTTGCAAAACGCAGCTGCTGAGGGACGGCAAAAATAGCACAAGCTCATTCTGTAAGTGTCTTAGAGATACAGAGGAGACCAATGCATGGATTGCCCTGTGCCTCAGTGGATCAGAAGATGCTATTGACCAAAACAAACTAGTTATTctcacccaaaaaaaaaaagaaaagtaaaaagctCAACTGTGACCCTTCCCACCTGTGTGAAGTGCTATCAGCAGCTACTTCTAACAATTAAGTAGGGCATATAAAGTAGCAGGAGACCAGAAAGTTGTCACAAGTTACCTCTGTCTTAAATAGATGTAATGTTTTTGGAGGAAACAATAGTTTGTCATAGATGTGATTGCTGGTTTAACCCGATGCAGACTTGGATCAAGTATGGAAAGCCAATAAGAAAGAGCAGAGGGCTCAAAAGTATGACGTACAGGGAAGTACTGTAAGATAAGGGGTCATGTAATCCAAAAGGTAGCATGTGGCAATATGTTCTCCCATTTTGCTGtatattttagaaatactttaTCATAGCATCACACATTCTATAGGATAGACATGAAGGATGGATGTCTGCAGTTCAGTGCGAGTGAGGCTCATCTGTGCTTTCTCTTCCAGACAAGAAGAGAGGCTTCAGTGCCAGCCAAACACTAGGATCCAGGTTGAGGCTCAAGTAATTGATGTACAGAGAGTGTCACTAACACACTGCAGGACCTGGGCTCAACAAGACACAGGCCAGACAGCCTTTTCCCCAGGTCTGGATGGCATGAGAGTACCATTGACTGCTTGGAAATTGCTTTGAGGTAtgttttaacttcattttgctCTTAATGCCAGCTTCCCACCTAAGCGGAAGTTCTCAGGCTGTAGAATACAAGGCTTAACCTGCAAAGTACAAACTGAGGATACTTATGAGTTAAGGTAGTAGAGCtttattttattcactttttcatacaaaatacaaaggaaattcTAATGTATGAAATACCTTGCAGTGTCTAATCTCAAAATAGTATACTTTTGGCTGTGAAAGAAAAGTCACACTAAAAACAGTAAGTTACCAtaagaatacattttcttaCTGCCATCAGCTTCCATGAGGAAAACCAAGTATCCAATAAGAATGAAATGTCTCATTTTTAACTGAGCAATGCCATGCTCTAAGGAGCACACAGAGCTCTTGTGAATGGACTTAAGCTGTTTCTCCTCCCCTAACAGCCATTTATCTGGGGAGTCTGATCTGGGCCTAAAGAAAGGATTTTGtcaaagtattatttttttaaatatcttgaacttttcctttcttgtctaGAGCCCCACACCCTATCCCCAGAACAATGGTAGTGGTAATATGGCTATAACAAATAAACCAAGACTTTGTTGCTGATTACTCACCCACTTAAGCTAAGAACCTGAAAAATTTCATCCAAAAGCCAAATCTCAAATGTAAATGCCTCCCCTGCCATCTTCAGATTTACAAGTTATGTTTCTCTAGAAGACAGAATTTTTTCcatcctcctccatttttctgaCATTCAAATAATGACAGTTTTCATGC harbors:
- the LOC101874875 gene encoding neuropeptide FF receptor 2; its protein translation is MDSNSPFEWPHMLNYNGTYKYLYLEGNVSYVDFYLHQPSAAAVFIISYLLIFLLCMVGNGVVCFIVLKSKRMRTVTNIFILNLAVSDLLVGIFCMPTTLLDNIIAGWPFGSLICKMSGMVQGVSVSASVFTLVAIAVDRFRRIVDPFKQKLTSATAVASIVLIWILAITIMCPSVVMLQVQKDKHFRVILGYGNETRPVYWCREDWPDPGMRKIYTTVLFASIYLAPLSLLVLMYARISMALCNTAMPIEGKDSQEQRHSRSKKKQKVIKMLIIVALLFALSWLPLWTLMMLTDYANLSDMQLQIINIYIYPFAHWLAFFNSSVNPIIYGFFNENFRRGFQAASKLQLCFREMDHGELYSQQGQGNAILPAANDQMPQDQACQNGEKEAGKTVKKGNWVNNQQDLVMEDLEEPCSDGIK